In Escherichia ruysiae, a genomic segment contains:
- a CDS encoding translesion error-prone DNA polymerase V autoproteolytic subunit yields MLFIKPAELREIITLPLFSDFVPCGFPSPAADYVEQRIDLNQLVIQHPSATYFVKAAGDSMIEAGIGDGDLLVVDSAITASHGDIVIAAVDGEFTAKRLQLHPTVQLVPMNSAYSPITLGSEESLNVFGVVTHVVKALR; encoded by the coding sequence ATGTTGTTTATCAAGCCTGCGGAACTGCGTGAAATCATTACACTTCCTTTATTTAGTGACTTTGTGCCGTGTGGCTTTCCGTCACCGGCAGCTGACTACGTTGAGCAGCGAATCGATCTTAATCAGCTAGTGATTCAACATCCCAGCGCGACCTATTTTGTTAAAGCTGCGGGAGATTCAATGATTGAGGCCGGGATTGGCGATGGCGATCTGCTGGTAGTTGACAGCGCCATTACCGCCAGCCACGGCGATATTGTTATTGCTGCTGTGGACGGTGAGTTCACCGCCAAAAGGTTGCAACTGCACCCCACGGTACAGCTTGTGCCGATGAACAGTGCGTATTCGCCCATTACTCTTGGCAGCGAAGAGTCTCTGAATGTGTTTGGGGTCGTCACTCATGTCGTAAAGGCATTACGCTGA
- a CDS encoding YadA-like family protein yields the protein MKKIFVASVIFAVSANTYAYNSYNAGDNSQATDSNATAIGAYANTSGSSSTAIGAVSKAEGDYNTAIGSYSSSQGNSSSAIGANANVVGNNSVAIGSFSKVNGDSAIANGAGSEAVANSTSVGAASKATGENSVAFGSSAQATAGDTLAIGVGATSTAENAISLGSQSVAEHNNSVAIGGGSTTDREYSVSFGTGNTNRQLTHVAAGTEDTDGVNVKQLKDYTGNEIAKNNTVINQNISNAKNESMTYTDQQLTKNNAVINQNINNAKSESMTYTDQQVTKNNAVINQNINNAKSESMAYTDQEVTKNNGVINKNIQSAKQESFAYTDTKFNQIDGKINSTFKQLNDKIEANAKKANAGIASVAAMTNIPYVNNQTFSAGVGVGNYRNGNAVAVGVQYKLNENTNIRASSSWNNTDGAVVGGGIAVGW from the coding sequence ATGAAGAAAATATTCGTAGCCTCTGTTATATTTGCAGTTTCAGCAAATACTTATGCATATAATTCTTATAATGCCGGTGATAATAGCCAGGCAACTGATAGTAATGCGACAGCTATTGGTGCATATGCAAATACTTCAGGTTCTTCTTCTACAGCAATAGGCGCTGTTTCAAAAGCCGAAGGGGACTATAATACTGCAATTGGTTCATATTCTTCATCTCAAGGTAATTCATCGTCAGCTATTGGCGCAAATGCAAATGTTGTTGGAAATAACTCGGTAGCCATTGGTTCATTTAGTAAAGTAAACGGTGATTCAGCTATTGCAAATGGCGCGGGTAGTGAGGCAGTCGCTAATTCTACAAGTGTAGGCGCTGCGTCTAAAGCAACTGGGGAGAACAGTGTTGCATTTGGTTCTTCCGCCCAGGCGACTGCAGGAGATACATTAGCTATTGGTGTAGGGGCTACATCTACTGCAGAAAATGCTATCTCACTAGGCTCACAGAGTGTAGCTGAACATAATAATAGTGTTGCCATCGGCGGGGGAAGTACAACTGACAGAGAGTATAGTGTATCTTTTGGGACAGGTAACACTAATCGACAATTAACTCATGTTGCCGCAGGCACTGAGGATACTGATGGCGTTAACGTTAAGCAGCTGAAAGATTATACTGGGAATGAGATAGCTAAAAATAATACTGTAATTAATCAAAACATCAGTAATGCCAAGAATGAATCAATGACATATACAGATCAGCAACTTACCAAAAATAATGCTGTGATAAATCAGAATATCAATAATGCCAAAAGCGAATCAATGACATATACAGATCAGCAAGTTACCAAAAATAATGCTGTGATAAATCAGAATATTAACAATGCTAAAAGTGAATCAATGGCATATACTGATCAGGAAGTTACGAAAAATAACGGCGTTATTAATAAAAACATACAATCAGCAAAACAAGAATCATTCGCATATACTGATACAAAATTTAACCAAATTGATGGGAAGATAAATTCAACATTTAAGCAGTTGAATGATAAGATAGAAGCTAATGCTAAAAAAGCTAATGCAGGTATTGCTTCTGTGGCAGCAATGACCAATATCCCGTATGTGAATAACCAGACATTTAGTGCTGGCGTTGGGGTTGGTAACTATAGAAACGGTAATGCAGTAGCTGTTGGTGTTCAATATAAACTTAATGAAAACACCAATATTCGTGCATCGTCTTCGTGGAATAATACTGATGGAGCAGTAGTCGGAGGGGGTATTGCTGTAGGTTGGTAA
- the glaH gene encoding glutarate dioxygenase GlaH: protein MNALTAVHTNAVDSGQDYSGFTLTPSAQSPRLLELTFSEQTTKQFLEQVAEWPVQALEYKSFLRFRIGKILDDLCANQLQPLLLKTLLNRAEGALLINAVGVDDVKQADEMVKLATAVAHLIGRSNFDAMSGQYYARFVVKNVDNSDSYLRQPHRVMELHNDGTYVEEITDYVLMMKIDEQNMQGGNSLLLHLDDWEHLDHFFSHPLARRPMRFAAPPSKNVSKDVFHPVFDVDQQGRPVMRYIDQFVQPKDFEEGVWLSELSDAIETSKGILSVPVPVGKFLLINNLFWLHGRDRFTAHPDLRRELMRQRGYFAYATNHYQTHQ from the coding sequence ATGAATGCACTGACCGCCGTACACACTAACGCTGTCGATTCAGGCCAGGACTATAGCGGATTCACCCTCACCCCGTCGGCGCAATCCCCTCGCCTGCTGGAACTTACCTTCTCTGAACAGACGACCAAACAGTTCCTTGAACAGGTCGCCGAGTGGCCCGTGCAGGCACTGGAGTACAAATCGTTTCTGCGTTTTCGGATAGGCAAAATTCTTGACGACTTGTGTGCAAATCAGCTGCAACCACTGCTGTTGAAGACGTTGCTAAACCGCGCTGAAGGTGCGTTGTTGATCAATGCGGTGGGTGTCGATGATGTGAAGCAAGCGGATGAGATGGTGAAGCTGGCAACAGCGGTGGCGCATCTGATTGGTCGTTCCAATTTCGATGCCATGAGCGGTCAGTATTACGCGCGTTTTGTAGTGAAAAATGTCGATAACTCAGATAGCTATCTGCGCCAGCCGCACCGCGTAATGGAACTGCATAACGACGGCACCTACGTTGAAGAAATCACTGATTATGTGCTGATGATGAAAATCGACGAACAGAACATGCAGGGCGGAAACTCGCTGCTGCTGCATCTCGATGACTGGGAACATCTGGACCACTTTTTCAGCCATCCGCTGGCGCGCCGTCCGATGCGCTTTGCCGCGCCGCCAAGTAAAAACGTCAGTAAAGATGTCTTCCATCCGGTGTTCGACGTCGATCAGCAGGGTCGCCCGGTGATGCGTTATATCGACCAGTTCGTCCAGCCAAAAGACTTCGAAGAAGGCGTGTGGCTGAGCGAGCTTTCCGATGCCATTGAAACCAGCAAAGGCATTCTTTCTGTGCCCGTTCCCGTTGGCAAATTCCTGTTGATTAACAATCTGTTCTGGCTGCACGGTCGCGACCGCTTTACCGCGCATCCGGATCTGCGTCGTGAACTGATGCGCCAGCGCGGCTATTTCGCATACGCCACTAACCACTACCAGACGCATCAGTAA
- the lhgO gene encoding L-2-hydroxyglutarate oxidase, whose product MYDFVIIGGGIIGMSTAMQLIDVYPDARIALLEKESGPACHQTGHNSGVIHAGVYYTPGSLKAQFCLAGNRATKAFCDQNGIRYDNCGKMLVATSALEMDRMRALWERTAANGIEREWLNADELREREPNITGLGGIFVPSSGIVSYCEVTAAMAKIFQARGGEIIYNAEVSGLNEHKNGVVIRTRQGGEYEASTLISCSGLMADRLVKMLGLEPGFIICPFRGEYFRLAPEHNQIVNHLIYPIPDPTMPFLGVHLTRMIDGSVTVGPNAVLAFKREGYRKRDFSFSDTLEILGSSGIRRVLQNHLRSGLGEMKNSLCKSGYLRLVQKYCPRLSLSDLQPWPAGVRAQAVSPDGKLIDDFLFVTTPRTIHTCNAPSPAATSAIPIGAHIVSKVQTLLASQSNPGRTLRAARSVDALHAAFNQ is encoded by the coding sequence ATGTATGATTTTGTGATTATTGGCGGCGGCATCATCGGCATGTCGACCGCCATGCAACTGATTGACGTCTATCCGGATGCCCGCATTGCGCTACTGGAAAAAGAGTCCGGCCCGGCCTGCCATCAGACGGGTCACAACAGCGGCGTGATCCATGCCGGGGTCTATTACACACCCGGCAGCCTGAAAGCGCAGTTTTGCCTGGCGGGGAACCGCGCCACCAAAGCCTTTTGCGATCAAAACGGCATCCGCTACGACAACTGCGGCAAGATGCTGGTCGCCACATCCGCACTCGAAATGGATCGGATGCGCGCGTTATGGGAACGCACGGCGGCAAACGGTATCGAGCGCGAGTGGTTAAACGCCGACGAGCTGCGCGAGCGTGAACCGAATATCACCGGGCTTGGCGGTATTTTTGTGCCGTCCAGCGGCATTGTCAGCTACTGCGAAGTGACAGCGGCGATGGCAAAAATCTTCCAGGCCAGAGGCGGTGAGATTATCTATAACGCCGAAGTCAGCGGCCTTAATGAGCATAAGAATGGCGTGGTGATACGTACCCGTCAGGGCGGCGAATATGAAGCGTCGACGCTGATTAGCTGTTCCGGGCTGATGGCTGACCGGCTGGTGAAAATGCTCGGCCTCGAACCGGGCTTTATCATCTGCCCGTTCCGTGGCGAGTATTTCCGCCTTGCGCCGGAGCATAACCAGATTGTTAACCACCTGATTTACCCCATTCCCGACCCGACAATGCCCTTTTTAGGCGTTCATCTCACCCGGATGATCGACGGCAGCGTGACCGTCGGGCCAAACGCGGTGCTGGCTTTCAAACGCGAAGGCTATCGCAAGCGCGACTTCTCATTTAGCGACACGCTGGAGATTTTGGGCTCGTCGGGGATTCGCCGGGTGCTGCAAAACCATCTACGCTCAGGACTGGGCGAGATGAAAAACTCGCTGTGCAAAAGCGGCTATCTGCGGCTGGTGCAAAAGTATTGTCCCCGGCTTTCGTTAAGCGATCTCCAGCCCTGGCCCGCCGGTGTGCGGGCGCAGGCGGTATCGCCGGACGGTAAGCTGATTGACGATTTTCTGTTTGTCACCACCCCGCGCACGATCCACACCTGCAATGCGCCCTCCCCGGCAGCGACATCAGCAATTCCTATTGGTGCGCATATTGTCAGCAAGGTACAAACGCTGTTGGCAAGCCAGAGTAACCCCGGACGCACGCTGCGAGCGGCACGT